A window of the Labrus mixtus chromosome 8, fLabMix1.1, whole genome shotgun sequence genome harbors these coding sequences:
- the zzz3 gene encoding ZZ-type zinc finger-containing protein 3 isoform X2, translated as MFYLQTRKANGAQILLQRREHQDEETVGTRHSMAASRSSRVTRSSVGLNGLDENFCGRTLRNRSIAQPEETSVSPLPRARSPKKKQDTKQQESKQDAKQDSKQDAKQQESKQESKQDTKQQESKQDNKQEVSEESKEESKQDRKQDPKPDSRQESKQNTKQDVKQESKQDNKQDTKPDTQQDGEQQVSLQGKLTDLNASSAEAEQWTSSRKRGVSCLEKDISPENCDRGKGARDICTQIKRAKRCSRSGDSQGHEEDPVLLKTESPVSVLEPCKDSSCEEFPSQNSANTSPVSPVLRKEEVELTGGQAEDGHVECDGAAQPPNAHKASNGLKDNKAEESCTLTEEPSANPSSANNCLSLLNGSQTGAPSSPDPTVPCRNSVPVQTEVPCSEDLPASSAPNLEAVSEESVPELIVAEEVEEVEVDVVGNPLCLAHEEQVMETENNTNGRPLTPVQEASASTSSNTTNMNNSPINNNSNSGETTPPLATTPSPTEPECTPSISSTPPSFTELYEHRYTLRTSPRRAASGGKASSSKLSSPPRDNGPLREEGEVVVGLEEDCPMVEEPAPSEFIGPSIEELVCVDPGDRTGGEEVGLVEGKEAEKSKALTKSQAAEEEEEEEEEEEEEEEEPDVYYFESDHLALKHNKDYQRLLQTIGVLEAQRTQAILDLETLARQQREALADPISFVEQLQKQVSLGLPCPQRVVQLPDVAWEQYTSGLGDFEREFCDKKRKTRRLQLIFDQGLPDRPKSPVEAKKEGESSTMYTSLPMSDAPENSRQSQMIRGRICHPNKSDTFNQLWTVEEQKKLEQLLVKFPPEEVESRRWQKIADELGNRTAKQVASRVQKYFIKLTKAGIPVPGRTPNLCMYTKKASSKRQHHLNKHLYRPSTFLTSYEPPVYMDDDDERAAYFSSMQDPSADDSDEEGIPLELRNLPEYKELLELKRLKKQTLQEIHEDKASVRHVGYKCDVCGMDPIQGVRWHCQDCPQDNSVDFCSNCSDCLFKTETHKPNHHLEPVHQPDTFLDRDYCLPQSTGYNYLDPNYFPANR; from the exons CTGTAGGCACCCGCCATAGTATGGCCGCGTCCCGATCCTCGCGTGTCACAAGGTCATCAGTGGGGCTCAATGGATTGGATGAAAACTTTTGTGGTCGAACCCTCAGGAACCGCAGCATTGCCCAGCCGGAGGAGACCTCAGTGTCTCCGCTTCCAAGGGCCCGCTCGCCTAAGAAGAAGCAGGACACCAAGCAGCAGGAGTCTAAGCAGGACGCCAAGCAGGATTCGAAACAGGACGCCAAACAGCAGGAGTCCAAGCAGGAGTCGAAACAGGACACCAAGCAGCAGGAGTCTAAGCAGGACAACAAACAAGAGGTTAGCGAGGAGTCAAAGGAGGAGTCCAAGCAGGACCGCAAGCAGGACCCGAAACCGGACAGCAGGCAGGAGTCGAAACAGAATACCAAACAAGACGTTAAGCAGGAGTCAAAGCAGGACAACAAACAGGACACAAAGCCAGACACTCAGCAGGACGGTGAGCAGCAGGTCTCGTTGCAGGGGAAGTTAACTGATTTGAATGCTTCTTCTGCTGAGGCAGAGCAATGGACCAGCTCAAGGAAGCGTGGCGTGTCTTGTTTAGAAAAAGACATAAGTCCCGAGAACTGTGATAGAGGGAAGGGGGCACGTGATATCTGTACTCAAATCAAAAGGGCCAAGCGGTGCTCCCGCTCTGGAGATTCTCAGGGACATGAGGAGGACCCTGTGCTTCTAAAAACTGAAAGTCCGGTATCTGTCTTAGAGCCCTGCAAGGATAGCAGTTGTGAAGAATTTCCCAGCCAAAACTCTGCAAACACttctcctgtctcacctgtcctcagGAAAGAGGAGGTTGAGCTGACAGGGGGGCAAGCAGAGGATGGCCATGTGGAGTGTGACGGGGCAGCTCAGCCCCCGAATGCTCACAAGGCCTCAAATGGACTCAAAGACAATAAAGCAGAGGAATCTTGCACACTCACTGAAGAGCCAAGTGCAAATCCCTCCTCTGCCAACAACTGCCTGTCTCTGCTCAATGGCAGTCAGACAGGGGCACCCTCATCCCCTGACCCCACCGTGCCTTGTAGAAACTCTGTCCCTGTGCAGACGGAGGTCCCTTGCTCAGAGGACTTACCTGCCTCATCTGCGCCGAATTTAGAGGCTGTTTCAGAGGAATCTGTCCCTGAGTTGATAGTGgctgaggaggtggaggaggttgAGGTTGATGTGGTGGGCAACCCGTTGTGTCTTGCCCATGAGGAACAGGTGATGGAGACTGAGAACAATACCAATGGTCGGCCACTAACACCGGTGCAGGAAGCTTCTGCCTCCACATCCTCCAATACCACCAATATGAACAATAGTccaatcaacaacaacagcaactcAGGAGAAACTACACCCCCACTAGCAacaaccccctcccccacagaGCCAGAGTGCACCCCCTCAATATCCAGCACACCTCCCTCTTTCACAGAGCTCTATGAACACAGATACACCCTGCGGACTTCACCCAGGAGGGCTGCCAGTGGTGGCAAGGCCTCCTCCTCTAAGCTCAGCTCTCCTCCCAGAGACAATGGTCCCTtgagggaagagggggaggtTGTGGTTGGACTGGAGGAGGACTGCCCTATGGTTGAGGAACCTGCTCCCTCAGAGTTTATTGGCCCCTCCATTGAGGAGCTAGTCTGTGTGGATCCTGGGGACAGGACAGGTGGTGAGGAGGTTGGGCTTGTGGAGGGCAAAGAGGCTGAAAAAAGCAAGGCGCTGACAAAGAGCcaggctgcagaggaggaggaggaggaggaggaggaggaggaggaagaagaggaggagcctgaTGTGTATTACTTTGAGTCAGACCACCTGGCacttaaacacaacaaaga TTATCAGAGGCTGCTGCAGACTATCGGAGTTCTCGAGGCCCAGCGTACACAGGCCATCCTGGACCTGGAGACGCTGGCGCGTCAGCAGAGAGAGGCACTTGCTGATCCCATCAGCTTTGTAGAGCAGCTACAGAAACAG GTGAGTTTGGGCTTGCCGTGTCCTCAGCGAGTCGTCCAGCTCCCTGACGTTGCGTGGGAGCAGTACACGTCAGGCCTCGGTGACTTTGAGAGAGAGTTCTGTGACAAGAAACGCAAAACTAGGCGGCTACAGCTGATCTTTGACCAAG GTTTGCCTGATCGACCAAAAAGTCCTGTTGAAGCCAAGAAGGAAGGCGAGTCTTCCACCATGTACACCTCTCTGCCCATGAGTGATGCACCAGAGAACAGCAGGCAATCACAG ATGATCAGGGGGAGGATTTGTCACCCAAACAAGTCTGACACATTTAACCAGCTGTGGACTGTGGAGGAACAG aAAAAACTGGAGCAGCTTCTTGTTAAGTTTCCTCCTGAAGAAGTGGAGTCCAGAAGATGGCAAAAGATCGCAGATGAGCTGGGCAATCGGACAGCAAAACAG GTTGCCAGTAGGGTTCAGAAGTACTTCATCAAACTGACTAAAGCTGGTATCCCTGTGCCTGGAAGAACACCCAACCTGTGCATGTACACTAAAAAG GCATCCAGCAAGAGGCAGCATCACCTCAATAAGCACCTGTACCGGCCGTCTACCTTCCTGACCTCCTATGAGCCTCCGGTCTATATGGACGACGACGATGAACGCGCGGCGTATTTCAGCAGCATGCAGGACCCCTCTGCAGATGACTCG GACGAGGAGGGGATTCCTCTGGAGTTGAGAAATTTGCCGGAGTACAAAGAACTATTAGAGCTGAAGCGACTAAAAAAACAGACCCTGCAGGAGATCCACGAGGACAAGGCCAGTGTGCGGCATGTAGGCTACAAG TGTGACGTCTGTGGCATGGATCCCATCCAGGGAGTGCGGTGGCACTGTCAGGATTGTCCGCAAGACAACTCGGTCGATTTTTGCTCCAACTGCTCGGACTG CTTGTTCAAGACGGAGACCCACAAGCCGAACCATCATTTAGAACCGGTGCACCAGCCTGACACCTTTCTAGACAGAGACTACTGCCTGCCGCAGAGCACAGGCTACAACTACCTGGACCCTAACTACTTTCCAGCCAACAGATGA
- the zzz3 gene encoding ZZ-type zinc finger-containing protein 3 isoform X3, which yields MAASRSSRVTRSSVGLNGLDENFCGRTLRNRSIAQPEETSVSPLPRARSPKKKQDTKQQESKQDAKQDSKQDAKQQESKQESKQDTKQQESKQDNKQEVSEESKEESKQDRKQDPKPDSRQESKQNTKQDVKQESKQDNKQDTKPDTQQDGEQQVSLQGKLTDLNASSAEAEQWTSSRKRGVSCLEKDISPENCDRGKGARDICTQIKRAKRCSRSGDSQGHEEDPVLLKTESPVSVLEPCKDSSCEEFPSQNSANTSPVSPVLRKEEVELTGGQAEDGHVECDGAAQPPNAHKASNGLKDNKAEESCTLTEEPSANPSSANNCLSLLNGSQTGAPSSPDPTVPCRNSVPVQTEVPCSEDLPASSAPNLEAVSEESVPELIVAEEVEEVEVDVVGNPLCLAHEEQVMETENNTNGRPLTPVQEASASTSSNTTNMNNSPINNNSNSGETTPPLATTPSPTEPECTPSISSTPPSFTELYEHRYTLRTSPRRAASGGKASSSKLSSPPRDNGPLREEGEVVVGLEEDCPMVEEPAPSEFIGPSIEELVCVDPGDRTGGEEVGLVEGKEAEKSKALTKSQAAEEEEEEEEEEEEEEEEPDVYYFESDHLALKHNKDYQRLLQTIGVLEAQRTQAILDLETLARQQREALADPISFVEQLQKQVSLGLPCPQRVVQLPDVAWEQYTSGLGDFEREFCDKKRKTRRLQLIFDQGLPDRPKSPVEAKKEGESSTMYTSLPMSDAPENSRQSQMIRGRICHPNKSDTFNQLWTVEEQKKLEQLLVKFPPEEVESRRWQKIADELGNRTAKQVASRVQKYFIKLTKAGIPVPGRTPNLCMYTKKASSKRQHHLNKHLYRPSTFLTSYEPPVYMDDDDERAAYFSSMQDPSADDSDEEGIPLELRNLPEYKELLELKRLKKQTLQEIHEDKASVRHVGYKCDVCGMDPIQGVRWHCQDCPQDNSVDFCSNCSDCLFKTETHKPNHHLEPVHQPDTFLDRDYCLPQSTGYNYLDPNYFPANR from the exons ATGGCCGCGTCCCGATCCTCGCGTGTCACAAGGTCATCAGTGGGGCTCAATGGATTGGATGAAAACTTTTGTGGTCGAACCCTCAGGAACCGCAGCATTGCCCAGCCGGAGGAGACCTCAGTGTCTCCGCTTCCAAGGGCCCGCTCGCCTAAGAAGAAGCAGGACACCAAGCAGCAGGAGTCTAAGCAGGACGCCAAGCAGGATTCGAAACAGGACGCCAAACAGCAGGAGTCCAAGCAGGAGTCGAAACAGGACACCAAGCAGCAGGAGTCTAAGCAGGACAACAAACAAGAGGTTAGCGAGGAGTCAAAGGAGGAGTCCAAGCAGGACCGCAAGCAGGACCCGAAACCGGACAGCAGGCAGGAGTCGAAACAGAATACCAAACAAGACGTTAAGCAGGAGTCAAAGCAGGACAACAAACAGGACACAAAGCCAGACACTCAGCAGGACGGTGAGCAGCAGGTCTCGTTGCAGGGGAAGTTAACTGATTTGAATGCTTCTTCTGCTGAGGCAGAGCAATGGACCAGCTCAAGGAAGCGTGGCGTGTCTTGTTTAGAAAAAGACATAAGTCCCGAGAACTGTGATAGAGGGAAGGGGGCACGTGATATCTGTACTCAAATCAAAAGGGCCAAGCGGTGCTCCCGCTCTGGAGATTCTCAGGGACATGAGGAGGACCCTGTGCTTCTAAAAACTGAAAGTCCGGTATCTGTCTTAGAGCCCTGCAAGGATAGCAGTTGTGAAGAATTTCCCAGCCAAAACTCTGCAAACACttctcctgtctcacctgtcctcagGAAAGAGGAGGTTGAGCTGACAGGGGGGCAAGCAGAGGATGGCCATGTGGAGTGTGACGGGGCAGCTCAGCCCCCGAATGCTCACAAGGCCTCAAATGGACTCAAAGACAATAAAGCAGAGGAATCTTGCACACTCACTGAAGAGCCAAGTGCAAATCCCTCCTCTGCCAACAACTGCCTGTCTCTGCTCAATGGCAGTCAGACAGGGGCACCCTCATCCCCTGACCCCACCGTGCCTTGTAGAAACTCTGTCCCTGTGCAGACGGAGGTCCCTTGCTCAGAGGACTTACCTGCCTCATCTGCGCCGAATTTAGAGGCTGTTTCAGAGGAATCTGTCCCTGAGTTGATAGTGgctgaggaggtggaggaggttgAGGTTGATGTGGTGGGCAACCCGTTGTGTCTTGCCCATGAGGAACAGGTGATGGAGACTGAGAACAATACCAATGGTCGGCCACTAACACCGGTGCAGGAAGCTTCTGCCTCCACATCCTCCAATACCACCAATATGAACAATAGTccaatcaacaacaacagcaactcAGGAGAAACTACACCCCCACTAGCAacaaccccctcccccacagaGCCAGAGTGCACCCCCTCAATATCCAGCACACCTCCCTCTTTCACAGAGCTCTATGAACACAGATACACCCTGCGGACTTCACCCAGGAGGGCTGCCAGTGGTGGCAAGGCCTCCTCCTCTAAGCTCAGCTCTCCTCCCAGAGACAATGGTCCCTtgagggaagagggggaggtTGTGGTTGGACTGGAGGAGGACTGCCCTATGGTTGAGGAACCTGCTCCCTCAGAGTTTATTGGCCCCTCCATTGAGGAGCTAGTCTGTGTGGATCCTGGGGACAGGACAGGTGGTGAGGAGGTTGGGCTTGTGGAGGGCAAAGAGGCTGAAAAAAGCAAGGCGCTGACAAAGAGCcaggctgcagaggaggaggaggaggaggaggaggaggaggaggaagaagaggaggagcctgaTGTGTATTACTTTGAGTCAGACCACCTGGCacttaaacacaacaaaga TTATCAGAGGCTGCTGCAGACTATCGGAGTTCTCGAGGCCCAGCGTACACAGGCCATCCTGGACCTGGAGACGCTGGCGCGTCAGCAGAGAGAGGCACTTGCTGATCCCATCAGCTTTGTAGAGCAGCTACAGAAACAG GTGAGTTTGGGCTTGCCGTGTCCTCAGCGAGTCGTCCAGCTCCCTGACGTTGCGTGGGAGCAGTACACGTCAGGCCTCGGTGACTTTGAGAGAGAGTTCTGTGACAAGAAACGCAAAACTAGGCGGCTACAGCTGATCTTTGACCAAG GTTTGCCTGATCGACCAAAAAGTCCTGTTGAAGCCAAGAAGGAAGGCGAGTCTTCCACCATGTACACCTCTCTGCCCATGAGTGATGCACCAGAGAACAGCAGGCAATCACAG ATGATCAGGGGGAGGATTTGTCACCCAAACAAGTCTGACACATTTAACCAGCTGTGGACTGTGGAGGAACAG aAAAAACTGGAGCAGCTTCTTGTTAAGTTTCCTCCTGAAGAAGTGGAGTCCAGAAGATGGCAAAAGATCGCAGATGAGCTGGGCAATCGGACAGCAAAACAG GTTGCCAGTAGGGTTCAGAAGTACTTCATCAAACTGACTAAAGCTGGTATCCCTGTGCCTGGAAGAACACCCAACCTGTGCATGTACACTAAAAAG GCATCCAGCAAGAGGCAGCATCACCTCAATAAGCACCTGTACCGGCCGTCTACCTTCCTGACCTCCTATGAGCCTCCGGTCTATATGGACGACGACGATGAACGCGCGGCGTATTTCAGCAGCATGCAGGACCCCTCTGCAGATGACTCG GACGAGGAGGGGATTCCTCTGGAGTTGAGAAATTTGCCGGAGTACAAAGAACTATTAGAGCTGAAGCGACTAAAAAAACAGACCCTGCAGGAGATCCACGAGGACAAGGCCAGTGTGCGGCATGTAGGCTACAAG TGTGACGTCTGTGGCATGGATCCCATCCAGGGAGTGCGGTGGCACTGTCAGGATTGTCCGCAAGACAACTCGGTCGATTTTTGCTCCAACTGCTCGGACTG CTTGTTCAAGACGGAGACCCACAAGCCGAACCATCATTTAGAACCGGTGCACCAGCCTGACACCTTTCTAGACAGAGACTACTGCCTGCCGCAGAGCACAGGCTACAACTACCTGGACCCTAACTACTTTCCAGCCAACAGATGA
- the zzz3 gene encoding ZZ-type zinc finger-containing protein 3 isoform X1 has translation MFALITTCSDPTSAARKCGQQERKEYKGEILRAQILLQRREHQDEETVGTRHSMAASRSSRVTRSSVGLNGLDENFCGRTLRNRSIAQPEETSVSPLPRARSPKKKQDTKQQESKQDAKQDSKQDAKQQESKQESKQDTKQQESKQDNKQEVSEESKEESKQDRKQDPKPDSRQESKQNTKQDVKQESKQDNKQDTKPDTQQDGEQQVSLQGKLTDLNASSAEAEQWTSSRKRGVSCLEKDISPENCDRGKGARDICTQIKRAKRCSRSGDSQGHEEDPVLLKTESPVSVLEPCKDSSCEEFPSQNSANTSPVSPVLRKEEVELTGGQAEDGHVECDGAAQPPNAHKASNGLKDNKAEESCTLTEEPSANPSSANNCLSLLNGSQTGAPSSPDPTVPCRNSVPVQTEVPCSEDLPASSAPNLEAVSEESVPELIVAEEVEEVEVDVVGNPLCLAHEEQVMETENNTNGRPLTPVQEASASTSSNTTNMNNSPINNNSNSGETTPPLATTPSPTEPECTPSISSTPPSFTELYEHRYTLRTSPRRAASGGKASSSKLSSPPRDNGPLREEGEVVVGLEEDCPMVEEPAPSEFIGPSIEELVCVDPGDRTGGEEVGLVEGKEAEKSKALTKSQAAEEEEEEEEEEEEEEEEPDVYYFESDHLALKHNKDYQRLLQTIGVLEAQRTQAILDLETLARQQREALADPISFVEQLQKQVSLGLPCPQRVVQLPDVAWEQYTSGLGDFEREFCDKKRKTRRLQLIFDQGLPDRPKSPVEAKKEGESSTMYTSLPMSDAPENSRQSQMIRGRICHPNKSDTFNQLWTVEEQKKLEQLLVKFPPEEVESRRWQKIADELGNRTAKQVASRVQKYFIKLTKAGIPVPGRTPNLCMYTKKASSKRQHHLNKHLYRPSTFLTSYEPPVYMDDDDERAAYFSSMQDPSADDSDEEGIPLELRNLPEYKELLELKRLKKQTLQEIHEDKASVRHVGYKCDVCGMDPIQGVRWHCQDCPQDNSVDFCSNCSDCLFKTETHKPNHHLEPVHQPDTFLDRDYCLPQSTGYNYLDPNYFPANR, from the exons CTGTAGGCACCCGCCATAGTATGGCCGCGTCCCGATCCTCGCGTGTCACAAGGTCATCAGTGGGGCTCAATGGATTGGATGAAAACTTTTGTGGTCGAACCCTCAGGAACCGCAGCATTGCCCAGCCGGAGGAGACCTCAGTGTCTCCGCTTCCAAGGGCCCGCTCGCCTAAGAAGAAGCAGGACACCAAGCAGCAGGAGTCTAAGCAGGACGCCAAGCAGGATTCGAAACAGGACGCCAAACAGCAGGAGTCCAAGCAGGAGTCGAAACAGGACACCAAGCAGCAGGAGTCTAAGCAGGACAACAAACAAGAGGTTAGCGAGGAGTCAAAGGAGGAGTCCAAGCAGGACCGCAAGCAGGACCCGAAACCGGACAGCAGGCAGGAGTCGAAACAGAATACCAAACAAGACGTTAAGCAGGAGTCAAAGCAGGACAACAAACAGGACACAAAGCCAGACACTCAGCAGGACGGTGAGCAGCAGGTCTCGTTGCAGGGGAAGTTAACTGATTTGAATGCTTCTTCTGCTGAGGCAGAGCAATGGACCAGCTCAAGGAAGCGTGGCGTGTCTTGTTTAGAAAAAGACATAAGTCCCGAGAACTGTGATAGAGGGAAGGGGGCACGTGATATCTGTACTCAAATCAAAAGGGCCAAGCGGTGCTCCCGCTCTGGAGATTCTCAGGGACATGAGGAGGACCCTGTGCTTCTAAAAACTGAAAGTCCGGTATCTGTCTTAGAGCCCTGCAAGGATAGCAGTTGTGAAGAATTTCCCAGCCAAAACTCTGCAAACACttctcctgtctcacctgtcctcagGAAAGAGGAGGTTGAGCTGACAGGGGGGCAAGCAGAGGATGGCCATGTGGAGTGTGACGGGGCAGCTCAGCCCCCGAATGCTCACAAGGCCTCAAATGGACTCAAAGACAATAAAGCAGAGGAATCTTGCACACTCACTGAAGAGCCAAGTGCAAATCCCTCCTCTGCCAACAACTGCCTGTCTCTGCTCAATGGCAGTCAGACAGGGGCACCCTCATCCCCTGACCCCACCGTGCCTTGTAGAAACTCTGTCCCTGTGCAGACGGAGGTCCCTTGCTCAGAGGACTTACCTGCCTCATCTGCGCCGAATTTAGAGGCTGTTTCAGAGGAATCTGTCCCTGAGTTGATAGTGgctgaggaggtggaggaggttgAGGTTGATGTGGTGGGCAACCCGTTGTGTCTTGCCCATGAGGAACAGGTGATGGAGACTGAGAACAATACCAATGGTCGGCCACTAACACCGGTGCAGGAAGCTTCTGCCTCCACATCCTCCAATACCACCAATATGAACAATAGTccaatcaacaacaacagcaactcAGGAGAAACTACACCCCCACTAGCAacaaccccctcccccacagaGCCAGAGTGCACCCCCTCAATATCCAGCACACCTCCCTCTTTCACAGAGCTCTATGAACACAGATACACCCTGCGGACTTCACCCAGGAGGGCTGCCAGTGGTGGCAAGGCCTCCTCCTCTAAGCTCAGCTCTCCTCCCAGAGACAATGGTCCCTtgagggaagagggggaggtTGTGGTTGGACTGGAGGAGGACTGCCCTATGGTTGAGGAACCTGCTCCCTCAGAGTTTATTGGCCCCTCCATTGAGGAGCTAGTCTGTGTGGATCCTGGGGACAGGACAGGTGGTGAGGAGGTTGGGCTTGTGGAGGGCAAAGAGGCTGAAAAAAGCAAGGCGCTGACAAAGAGCcaggctgcagaggaggaggaggaggaggaggaggaggaggaggaagaagaggaggagcctgaTGTGTATTACTTTGAGTCAGACCACCTGGCacttaaacacaacaaaga TTATCAGAGGCTGCTGCAGACTATCGGAGTTCTCGAGGCCCAGCGTACACAGGCCATCCTGGACCTGGAGACGCTGGCGCGTCAGCAGAGAGAGGCACTTGCTGATCCCATCAGCTTTGTAGAGCAGCTACAGAAACAG GTGAGTTTGGGCTTGCCGTGTCCTCAGCGAGTCGTCCAGCTCCCTGACGTTGCGTGGGAGCAGTACACGTCAGGCCTCGGTGACTTTGAGAGAGAGTTCTGTGACAAGAAACGCAAAACTAGGCGGCTACAGCTGATCTTTGACCAAG GTTTGCCTGATCGACCAAAAAGTCCTGTTGAAGCCAAGAAGGAAGGCGAGTCTTCCACCATGTACACCTCTCTGCCCATGAGTGATGCACCAGAGAACAGCAGGCAATCACAG ATGATCAGGGGGAGGATTTGTCACCCAAACAAGTCTGACACATTTAACCAGCTGTGGACTGTGGAGGAACAG aAAAAACTGGAGCAGCTTCTTGTTAAGTTTCCTCCTGAAGAAGTGGAGTCCAGAAGATGGCAAAAGATCGCAGATGAGCTGGGCAATCGGACAGCAAAACAG GTTGCCAGTAGGGTTCAGAAGTACTTCATCAAACTGACTAAAGCTGGTATCCCTGTGCCTGGAAGAACACCCAACCTGTGCATGTACACTAAAAAG GCATCCAGCAAGAGGCAGCATCACCTCAATAAGCACCTGTACCGGCCGTCTACCTTCCTGACCTCCTATGAGCCTCCGGTCTATATGGACGACGACGATGAACGCGCGGCGTATTTCAGCAGCATGCAGGACCCCTCTGCAGATGACTCG GACGAGGAGGGGATTCCTCTGGAGTTGAGAAATTTGCCGGAGTACAAAGAACTATTAGAGCTGAAGCGACTAAAAAAACAGACCCTGCAGGAGATCCACGAGGACAAGGCCAGTGTGCGGCATGTAGGCTACAAG TGTGACGTCTGTGGCATGGATCCCATCCAGGGAGTGCGGTGGCACTGTCAGGATTGTCCGCAAGACAACTCGGTCGATTTTTGCTCCAACTGCTCGGACTG CTTGTTCAAGACGGAGACCCACAAGCCGAACCATCATTTAGAACCGGTGCACCAGCCTGACACCTTTCTAGACAGAGACTACTGCCTGCCGCAGAGCACAGGCTACAACTACCTGGACCCTAACTACTTTCCAGCCAACAGATGA